In Humulus lupulus chromosome 6, drHumLupu1.1, whole genome shotgun sequence, a single genomic region encodes these proteins:
- the LOC133782134 gene encoding thiamine biosynthetic bifunctional enzyme TH1, chloroplastic isoform X2, translated as MAYAQVLSASNSISYASVSFIKVLPQGFRQSKGLSYFVVNSRTSQHKQVHICAEMQRESGSVTKDPTGIRVPHVLTVAGSDSGAGAGIQADLKACAARGVYCSTVITSVTAQNTVGVQGVNIVPEEFVAKQLKSVLSDMQVDVVKTGMLPSIGIVKVLHQSLKDFPVQGLVVDPVMVSTSGDVLAAPSVLAVFREQLLPMADIVTPNLKEASALLGGPKLETVGDMHTAAKALHDMGPRNVLVKGGDLPDSLDAIDIFYDGKNIFELHSLRIKTRNTHGTGCSLASCIAAELAKGYSMLQAVKAAKHYIEASLDYSRDLVIGNGPQGPFDHFLRLKRNIHNNYREKGFDPSDLFLYAVTDSRMNKTWGHSISDAVKAAVEGGATIVQLREKDIETRDFVEAAKSCLEICRSHGVPFLINDRVDVALACDADGVHVGQSDMPVCVARDLLGPEKIIGVSCKTPEHAERAWVDGADYIGCGGVFPTNTKENNITVGLDGLKNVCMASKLPVVAIGGIGISNARSVMEINEPQLKGVAVVSALFDRECVMTETKKLHSLLKEATSVK; from the exons ATGGCCTATGCCCAAGTTCTTTCCGCCTCCAACTCCATCTCCTACGCCTCCGTTTCCTTCATCAAA GTTCTGCCCCAAGGATTCCGGCAATCCAAAGGGTTAAGCTATTTTGTGGTGAATTCAAGAACCAGCCAACATAAACAGGTTCACATTTGTGCGGAGATGCAAAGAGAAAGTGGTTCAGTGACAAAGGACCCCACTGGGATAAGAGTTCCCCATGTATTGACTGTGGCCGGCTCCGACTCAGGGGCCGGTGCCGGAATCCAAGCTGATCTTAAGGCTTGTGCTGCACGTGGTGTTTATTGTTCTACAGTTATAACATCTGTCACTGCTCAAAACACTGTTGGTGTTCAG GGTGTTAACATTGTGCCCGAGGAATTTGTTGCCAAACAGTTGAAGTCTGTGCTATCTGATATGCAAGTTGATGTG GTGAAAACAGGTATGCTACCTTCTATTGGTATAGTAAAGGTCCTTCATCAGAGTCTTAAGGATTTTCCAGTTCAAG GTTTAGTGGTTGACCCTGTAATGGTGTCTACAAGTGGAGATGTTTTAGCTGCTCCTTCCGTTCTTGCAGTGTTTAG AGAGCAGCTTCTTCCTATGGCTGACATTGTAACCCCAAATTTGAAAGAGGCATCAGCTTTACTTGGTGGTCCGAAACTTGAAACAGTAGGTGATATGCATACTGCTGCCAAAGCATTACATGATATGGGCCCACG AAATGTTCTCGTCAAAGGGGGTGACCTTCCTGATTCGTTGGATGCTATTGATATTTTCTACGATG GTAAAAACATCTTTGAACTGCACTCCTTGCGCATAAAGACTCGTAATACTCATGGCACCGGGTGCAGTTTGGCTTCATGCATAGCAGCTGAGCTGGCCAAAGGTTATTCAATGCTTCAAGCAGTTAAG GCAGCTAAACACTATAttgaagcttccttggattataGCAGGGACCTTGTCATTGGAAATGGCCCCCAAGGCCCCTTTGATCACTTTCTGAGGCTTAAGAGAAACATTCACAACAATTATAGGGAGAAAGGATTTGATCCAAGTGACTTGTTCTTGTATGCTGTTACTGATTCAAGAATGAATAAAACATGGGGCCATTCTATTTCAGACGCCGTTAAAGCTGCCGTAGAAGGAGGTGCTACCATTGTTCAACTGAG GGAGAAAGACATTGAAACACGTGATTTTGTAGAAGCAGCCAAATCATGTCTCGAAATATGTCGCTCACACGGAGTGCCTTTTCTAATAAATGACCGTGTTGATGTTGCTCTAGCTTGTGATGCTGATGGGGTGCATGTTGGACAATCTGACATGCCTGTTTGTGTTGCTCGTGATCTATTAGGCCCTGAAAAAATCATTGGTGTATCGTGCAAGACCCCAGAACATGCTGAACGAGCATGGGTTGACGGTGCTGATTATATAGGATGTGGTGGTGTATTTCCAACTAATACTAAGGAAAACAATATTACTGTTGGGTTGGATGGGTTGAAAAATGTTTGTATGGCTTCTAAGCTACCTGTTGTTGCCATTGGTGGTATCGGGATTTCAAATGCACGTTCGGTGATGGAAATTAACGAGCCACAGTTGAAGGGGGTTGCTGTTGTTTCAGCTTTGTTCGACAGAGAATGTGTTATGACAGAGACTAAGAAGCTGCATTCATTGCTAAAGGAGGCAACGTCTGTGAAGTGA
- the LOC133782134 gene encoding thiamine biosynthetic bifunctional enzyme TH1, chloroplastic isoform X1 codes for MPKFFPPPTPSPTPPFPSSNFFLFDPCQVLPQGFRQSKGLSYFVVNSRTSQHKQVHICAEMQRESGSVTKDPTGIRVPHVLTVAGSDSGAGAGIQADLKACAARGVYCSTVITSVTAQNTVGVQGVNIVPEEFVAKQLKSVLSDMQVDVVKTGMLPSIGIVKVLHQSLKDFPVQGLVVDPVMVSTSGDVLAAPSVLAVFREQLLPMADIVTPNLKEASALLGGPKLETVGDMHTAAKALHDMGPRNVLVKGGDLPDSLDAIDIFYDGKNIFELHSLRIKTRNTHGTGCSLASCIAAELAKGYSMLQAVKAAKHYIEASLDYSRDLVIGNGPQGPFDHFLRLKRNIHNNYREKGFDPSDLFLYAVTDSRMNKTWGHSISDAVKAAVEGGATIVQLREKDIETRDFVEAAKSCLEICRSHGVPFLINDRVDVALACDADGVHVGQSDMPVCVARDLLGPEKIIGVSCKTPEHAERAWVDGADYIGCGGVFPTNTKENNITVGLDGLKNVCMASKLPVVAIGGIGISNARSVMEINEPQLKGVAVVSALFDRECVMTETKKLHSLLKEATSVK; via the exons ATGCCCAAGTTCTTTCCGCCTCCAACTCCATCTCCTACGCCTCCGTTTCCTTCATCAAA tttttttctttttgaccCATGTCAGGTTCTGCCCCAAGGATTCCGGCAATCCAAAGGGTTAAGCTATTTTGTGGTGAATTCAAGAACCAGCCAACATAAACAGGTTCACATTTGTGCGGAGATGCAAAGAGAAAGTGGTTCAGTGACAAAGGACCCCACTGGGATAAGAGTTCCCCATGTATTGACTGTGGCCGGCTCCGACTCAGGGGCCGGTGCCGGAATCCAAGCTGATCTTAAGGCTTGTGCTGCACGTGGTGTTTATTGTTCTACAGTTATAACATCTGTCACTGCTCAAAACACTGTTGGTGTTCAG GGTGTTAACATTGTGCCCGAGGAATTTGTTGCCAAACAGTTGAAGTCTGTGCTATCTGATATGCAAGTTGATGTG GTGAAAACAGGTATGCTACCTTCTATTGGTATAGTAAAGGTCCTTCATCAGAGTCTTAAGGATTTTCCAGTTCAAG GTTTAGTGGTTGACCCTGTAATGGTGTCTACAAGTGGAGATGTTTTAGCTGCTCCTTCCGTTCTTGCAGTGTTTAG AGAGCAGCTTCTTCCTATGGCTGACATTGTAACCCCAAATTTGAAAGAGGCATCAGCTTTACTTGGTGGTCCGAAACTTGAAACAGTAGGTGATATGCATACTGCTGCCAAAGCATTACATGATATGGGCCCACG AAATGTTCTCGTCAAAGGGGGTGACCTTCCTGATTCGTTGGATGCTATTGATATTTTCTACGATG GTAAAAACATCTTTGAACTGCACTCCTTGCGCATAAAGACTCGTAATACTCATGGCACCGGGTGCAGTTTGGCTTCATGCATAGCAGCTGAGCTGGCCAAAGGTTATTCAATGCTTCAAGCAGTTAAG GCAGCTAAACACTATAttgaagcttccttggattataGCAGGGACCTTGTCATTGGAAATGGCCCCCAAGGCCCCTTTGATCACTTTCTGAGGCTTAAGAGAAACATTCACAACAATTATAGGGAGAAAGGATTTGATCCAAGTGACTTGTTCTTGTATGCTGTTACTGATTCAAGAATGAATAAAACATGGGGCCATTCTATTTCAGACGCCGTTAAAGCTGCCGTAGAAGGAGGTGCTACCATTGTTCAACTGAG GGAGAAAGACATTGAAACACGTGATTTTGTAGAAGCAGCCAAATCATGTCTCGAAATATGTCGCTCACACGGAGTGCCTTTTCTAATAAATGACCGTGTTGATGTTGCTCTAGCTTGTGATGCTGATGGGGTGCATGTTGGACAATCTGACATGCCTGTTTGTGTTGCTCGTGATCTATTAGGCCCTGAAAAAATCATTGGTGTATCGTGCAAGACCCCAGAACATGCTGAACGAGCATGGGTTGACGGTGCTGATTATATAGGATGTGGTGGTGTATTTCCAACTAATACTAAGGAAAACAATATTACTGTTGGGTTGGATGGGTTGAAAAATGTTTGTATGGCTTCTAAGCTACCTGTTGTTGCCATTGGTGGTATCGGGATTTCAAATGCACGTTCGGTGATGGAAATTAACGAGCCACAGTTGAAGGGGGTTGCTGTTGTTTCAGCTTTGTTCGACAGAGAATGTGTTATGACAGAGACTAAGAAGCTGCATTCATTGCTAAAGGAGGCAACGTCTGTGAAGTGA